From one Melopsittacus undulatus isolate bMelUnd1 chromosome 16, bMelUnd1.mat.Z, whole genome shotgun sequence genomic stretch:
- the ELK4 gene encoding ETS domain-containing protein Elk-4, translated as MDSAITLWQFLLQLLQEPQNKNIICWTSNDGEFKLLQAEEVARLWGIRKNKPSMNYDKLSRALRYYYVKNIIKKVNGKKFVYKFVSYPEILNMDPLVVGRIEGDPEMSGFAEVSSAPKDVENCGKEKAQSCAKSSSRNDYIHSGLYSSFTLNSLNSSSVKLFRSIKIENPAEKLTEKKPAQDTTPSVIKFVTMPSKKPPSVPLVSTTSTVAATSTASATSTVSSLPMATEDTLQTLETLVLPKLPVPEAPAPLPNLTTSFTPTPPISSVSPSLQVPSTPPSPPLSSNPDLDIDTDIESVASQQLEQAQSLQHQSPEPKEQDSSVLEKEFANHLSRSKKPKGLELAPTLVITGSDPSPLGILSPSLPTASLTPALFSQTPILLTPSPLLSSIHFWSTLSPVAPLSPARLQGANTLFQFPSVLNSHGPFTLSGLDGPSTPGPFSPDLQKT; from the exons ATGGACAGTGCTATCACCCTGTGGCagttcctcctccagctcctccaagaGCCTCAGAACAAGAACATCATCTGTTGGACCTCCAACGACGGGGAGTTCaaactgctgcaggcagaggaggtggcCAGACTCTGGGGAATCCGCAAGAACAAGCCCAGTATGAACTATGATAAACTCAGCCGTGCTCTCAGATACTATTATGTGAAG AATATCATTAAGAAAGTGAATGGGAAGAAGTTTGTGTACAAGTTTGTTTCTTATCCGGAGATTTTAAACATGGATCCACTTGTCGTGGGCCGGATAGAAGGAGACCCCGAGATGAGTGGTTTTGCAGAAGTCAGCAGTGCTCCAAAGGATGTGGAAAACTGCGGGAAGGAGAAGGCTCAGTCCTGTGCTAAGTCCTCCAGCCGCAATGACTACATCCACTCCGGCTTGTACTCTTCCTTCACTCTGAACTCCCTCAACTCTTCCAGCGTCAAACTCTTCAGGTCCATCAAGATTGAGAATCCAGCTGAGAAACTGACCGAGAAGAAACCAGCTCAGGACACAACACCCTCCGTCATCAAGTTTGTGACCATGCCCTCCAAAAAGCCTCCATCTGTCCCCTTGGTCTCCACCACTTCCACGGTCGCTGCCACTTCCACTGCTTCTGCCACTTCAACTGTATCCTCCCTTCCCATGGCAACAGAAGACACTCTCCAGACCCTGGAGACCCTCGTCCTACCCAAGTTACCTGTCCCTGAAGCTCCAGCCCCTTTGCCAAACCTAACCACCAGCTTCACCCCAACGCCACCCATATCCTCGGTGTCCCCCAGTCTGCAGGTTCCTTCCACGCCCCCATCGCCACCCCTGAGCTCTAATCCTGACCTGGACATTGACACGGACATCGAATCCGTGGCTtctcagcagctggagcaggctcaGAGCCTTCAGCATCAATCCCCAGAGCCCAAAGAGCAGGATTCATCTGTGCTGGAGAAGGAATTTGCCAATCACCTCTCCAGATCCAAAAAACCCAAGGGGCTGGAGTTGGCTCCTACTCTTGTCATTACAGGCAGCGATCCAAGTCCGCTGGGGATTCTGAGTCCTTCTCTCCCAACGGCTTCTCTTACTCCAGCACTTTTCTCTCAG ACTCCCATCTTGCTGACCCCCAGTCCCTTGCTCTCCAGCATTCACTTCTGGAGCACCCTGAGCCCTGTTGCTCCTCTGAGTCCTGCCAGGTTGCAAGGTGCTAACACCCTCTTCCAG TTCCCATCAGTGCTGAACAGTCATGGCCCATTTACTCTCTCTGGACTGGATGGACCCTCTACCCCTGGCCCGTTTTCCCCTGATCTCCAGAAGACATAG